CAAAAATTCATTAACAGTTTCACAATCAAACAAATGTACGTGCGCCGAAGGAGTTGACATGGTAAAAAAGTTCGTGATATTTCCCTagtcctttctttttctctgccTTCAAATTCGTCGACGTTTTGGAGTGACTTGAGGTGTTCCAGGGCTTGGAGCAGTGCTGGCTCTTGTGCGTTTCACGGATTTCTTTTCAACAGGCTGTGGCGTCTCAGgaaccttttcctttttgatttcttccttttccttctttatgGATTTCTTTGATTCGGTTTCTTTGTATTTGCTCTCCATCAGTTCACCATACTCCTCGGTGGAAAGGGTAAAGTCCATTTCTTCGTTGGGAAAAGGAATCGTCTCGTGTTCAtcct
The window above is part of the Daphnia carinata strain CSIRO-1 chromosome 7, CSIRO_AGI_Dcar_HiC_V3, whole genome shotgun sequence genome. Proteins encoded here:
- the LOC130694875 gene encoding MRG/MORF4L-binding protein-like, with protein sequence MAVKEKAEANEETLEAEIEWNTVDNELQLLQILCGTRPIGISKYFQMACIVEKLAANLNKEVTSKGVWDHLASLYDIKKLDEHETIPFPNEEMDFTLSTEEYGELMESKYKETESKKSIKKEKEEIKKEKVPETPQPVEKKSVKRTRASTAPSPGTPQVTPKRRRI